From a region of the Phaseolus vulgaris cultivar G19833 chromosome 6, P. vulgaris v2.0, whole genome shotgun sequence genome:
- the LOC137832437 gene encoding heat shock 70 kDa protein-like, with protein MATRKVKAIGIDLGTTYSCVAVWQHNRVEVIPNDQGNRTTPSYVAFNDTQRLLGDAAMNQRCMNPENTVFDAKRLIGRRFSDQSVQQDMKLWPFQVVPGIRDKPMIAVTYKDEEKHLAAEEISSMVLFKMKEVAEAHLGHAVNDAVITVPAYFSNAQRQATKDAGKIAGLNVLRIINEPTAAAIAYGLDKKGWREGEQNVLVFDLGGGTFDVSLVTIDEGMFKVKATVGDTHLGGVDFDNKLVNYVVSIFKRRYKKDIAENPKSLGRLRLACEKAKRILSSSSQTTIELDSLCGGIDLHAIVTRALFEELNKELFMKCMETVEKCLVEARVEKSQVHEFVLVGGSTRIPKVQQLLKDMFSVNGKTKELCKSINPDEAVAYGAAVQAAILGGEGDKKVEDMLLLDVMPLSLGIETNGGDMSVLIPKNTMIPTKREDVFSTCSDNQTSVLIKVYEGEEAKTEDNFLLGKFELSGFASSPKGGQQINVGFDVDVDGIVEVSAKDRSTGLKKKITISNKHGRLSSEEMRRMVRDAARYKADDEEAKKKVRAKNLLENYAFEMRDRVKNLEKVVEATIEWLDSNQLAETDEFEFKMQELEERVLKFM; from the coding sequence ATGGCAACCAGAAAAGTCAAAGCCATAGGCATTGACTTGGGAACCACCTATAGCTGTGTTGCAGTGTGGCAACACAACCGCGTAGAGGTGATTCCCAACGACCAAGGCAACCGCACCACCCCTTCCTATGTTGCCTTCAACGACACTCAAAGGTTGTTGGGTGATGCTGCCATGAACCAGCGTTGCATGAATCCAGAAAACACCGTCTTCGATGCCAAACGGTTGATCGGTCGCAGATTCTCCGACCAGTCCGTCCAGCAAGATATGAAGCTCTGGCCCTTTCAGGTTGTCCCTGGGATCAGAGACAAACCCATGATAGCTGTCACATACAAGGACGAAGAGAAGCACCTTGCAGCGGAAGAGATATCTTCCATGGTGCTGTTTAAGATGAAGGAGGTTGCTGAAGCCCATCTGGGTCACGCGGTGAATGATGCGGTGATCACTGTCCCTGCTTACTTCAGTAACGCGCAGAGACAAGCCACTAAAGATGCTGGGAAAATCGCCGGTTTGAACGTGTTGAGGATCATCAACGAGCCAACCGCAGCAGCCATTGCTTACGGGTTAGACAAGAAAGGATGGAGAGAGGGTGAGCAGAacgtgcttgtgtttgatctcgGTGGTGGTACTTTTGACGTTTCATTGGTGACAATTGATGAAGGGATGTTTAAGGTTAAGGCCACCGTGGGAGATACTCATTTGGGTGGTGTGGATTTTGATAACAAATTGGTGAACTATGTTGTGAGCATCTTCAAGAGAAGGTACAAGAAGGATATTGCCGAAAACCCCAAATCTCTTGGAAGGTTGAGGTTAGCGTGTGAGAAAGCCAAGAGGATACTCTCTTCGAGCTCTCAAACAACGATAGAGCTTGATTCCTTATGTGGAGGGATTGATCTGCATGCAATTGTTACAAGGGCGTTGTTCGAGGAATTGAACAAGGAGTTGTTTATGAAGTGTATGGAGACAGTGGAGAAGTGCCTTGTTGAGGCAAGGGTTGAGAAAAGCCAAGTCCATGAATTTGTTCTTGTGGGTGGGTCTACTAGAATTCCTAAAGTACAACAACTTCTGAAGGACATGTTCAGCGTAAATGGCAAAACTAAAGAGCTTTGCAAAAGCATTAACCCTGATGAGGCTGTGGCGTACGGTGCGGCTGTTCAGGCCGCGATTTTGGGAGGCGAAGGGGACAAAAAGGTTGAGGACATGTTGTTGCTGGATGTGATGCCTCTTAGTCTTGGAATTGAAACCAACGGTGGTGACATGTCAGTGCTGATTCCCAAGAACACTATGATCCCCACCAAGAGGGAGGACGTTTTCTCCACTTGTTCTGATAATCAAACGAGCGTTTTGATCAAGGTTTACGAGGGGGAGGAAGCTAAGACAGAGGATAACTTCCTTCTTGGGAAGTTTGAGCTATCTGGGTTCGCTTCATCGCCAAAGGGGGGTCAACAGATAAATGTTGGGTTTGATGTGGATGTTGATGGCATTGTGGAGGTCAGTGCTAAGGATAGGAGCACGGGGTTGAAGAAAAAGATCACGATCAGCAACAAGCATGGGAGGTTGAGTTCCGAAGAGATGAGGAGGATGGTGAGAGATGCAGCGAGGTATAAAGCAGATGATGAGGAAGCAAAGAAGAAAGTGAGGGCCAAGAACTTGCTTGAGAATTATGCTTTTGAAATGAGGGATAGAGTGAAGAATCTGGAGAAGGTGGTGGAGGCGACCATAGAATGGCTTGACAGTAACCAATTGGCTGAAACTGATGAGTTTGAGTTCAAGATGCAGGAGTTGGAAGAAAGGGTTCTGAAGTTTATGTGA